In a genomic window of Streptomyces noursei ATCC 11455:
- the uvrA gene encoding excinuclease ABC subunit UvrA, whose protein sequence is MTDSYVRVRGAREHNLRGIDVDIPRDALVAFTGVSGSGKSSLAFGTLYAEAQRRYFESVAPYARRLIHQVGAPKVEEISGLPPAVALEQRRSAPTSRSSVGTVTTLSNTLRMLYSRAGDYPAGSTGRLDSDAFSPNTAAGACPECHGLGTVHRVTEDSLVPDASRSIRDGAVAAWPGAWQGKNLRDILATLGHDIDRPWRDLPPADREWILFTDEQPVVTVHPVREAGRIQRPYKGQYMSARRYVLHTFADSKSETLRKRVRQFMTAEPCPVCGGRRLRPEALAVTFEGRDIATLAGLPLATLAHLLRPTAARPGDAPAPALARDLVARIEVLTELGLGYLSMDRPAPTLSAGELQRLRLATQLRSGLFGVVYVLDEPSAGLHPADTEALLTVLGRLKEAGNTLFVVEHDMDVVRHADWIVDIGPRAGEHGGRVLHSGPVAALADAEHSATRRFLFAAAPPPARTPRTPTGTLALHGVTLHNLRDLDAAFPLGVFTAVTGVSGSGKSTLVTRVLAEAVQDHLGTADPRPDADDTTTADDQDTGPAPRARLTAATGLEAVDRLVRVDQKPIGRTPRSNLATYTGLFDAVRKVFAATDEARARGYTAGRFSFNVAAGRCETCQGEGFTAVELLFLPGTYAPCADCHGARYNPETLQITYRGRTVADVLGLTVDDAAGFLADVPAAARSLRTLQDVGLGYLRLGQPATELSGGEAQRIKLAAELQRARRGHTLYLLDEPTTGLHPADTEVLLRQLHGLVDAGNTVVVVEHDMGVVAGADHVIDLGPGGGAEGGRIVAAGTPAEVAAAPGSRTSPYLARARHRAHPERS, encoded by the coding sequence ATGACCGACTCGTACGTCCGGGTGCGCGGCGCCCGTGAGCACAACCTCCGCGGTATCGATGTGGACATCCCGAGGGACGCGCTGGTCGCGTTCACCGGGGTGTCCGGATCGGGCAAGTCCTCGCTGGCCTTCGGCACCCTCTACGCCGAGGCGCAGCGCCGCTACTTCGAGTCGGTCGCCCCCTACGCCCGGCGGCTGATCCACCAGGTCGGCGCGCCCAAGGTCGAGGAGATCAGCGGACTGCCACCGGCCGTCGCCCTGGAGCAGCGTCGCTCCGCGCCCACCTCCCGCTCCTCGGTCGGCACCGTCACCACCCTCTCCAACACCCTGCGGATGCTCTACTCCCGCGCCGGCGACTATCCGGCCGGCAGCACCGGCCGGCTCGACTCCGACGCCTTCTCGCCCAACACCGCCGCCGGCGCCTGCCCCGAGTGCCACGGGCTGGGCACCGTCCACCGTGTCACCGAGGACTCCCTCGTCCCCGACGCGTCCCGCTCCATCCGCGACGGTGCCGTCGCCGCCTGGCCCGGTGCCTGGCAGGGCAAGAACCTCCGCGACATCCTCGCCACTCTCGGCCACGACATCGACCGCCCCTGGCGCGACCTCCCGCCCGCCGACCGCGAGTGGATCCTGTTCACCGACGAACAGCCGGTCGTCACCGTCCACCCGGTCCGCGAGGCCGGCCGCATCCAACGGCCCTACAAGGGCCAGTACATGAGCGCCCGGCGCTACGTCCTGCACACCTTCGCCGACTCCAAGAGCGAGACGCTGCGCAAGCGCGTCCGCCAGTTCATGACCGCCGAGCCCTGTCCGGTGTGCGGTGGACGCCGACTGCGCCCCGAGGCGCTGGCGGTCACCTTCGAGGGCCGGGACATCGCCACCCTCGCCGGCCTGCCGCTGGCCACCCTCGCGCACCTCCTCCGCCCCACCGCCGCCCGCCCCGGCGACGCACCCGCGCCGGCCCTCGCCCGCGACCTGGTCGCCCGCATCGAGGTCCTCACCGAACTCGGCCTGGGCTACCTCAGCATGGACCGGCCCGCGCCCACCCTCTCCGCCGGCGAACTCCAGCGCCTCCGCCTCGCCACTCAGCTGCGCTCCGGCCTCTTCGGCGTGGTCTACGTCCTGGACGAACCCTCCGCCGGCCTGCACCCCGCCGACACCGAAGCCCTGCTCACCGTGCTCGGTCGCCTCAAGGAGGCCGGGAACACCCTCTTCGTCGTCGAGCACGACATGGACGTGGTCCGGCACGCCGACTGGATCGTGGACATCGGTCCGCGCGCCGGGGAGCACGGCGGCCGGGTCCTGCACAGCGGCCCGGTCGCCGCCCTCGCGGACGCCGAGCACTCCGCCACCCGCCGCTTCCTGTTCGCCGCCGCACCGCCCCCGGCCCGGACCCCGCGCACCCCCACCGGCACCCTGGCCCTGCACGGCGTCACCCTGCACAACCTCCGCGACCTGGACGCCGCGTTCCCGCTCGGCGTCTTCACCGCCGTCACCGGCGTCTCCGGGTCCGGCAAATCGACCCTGGTCACCCGGGTCCTCGCGGAGGCAGTCCAGGACCACCTGGGCACCGCCGACCCCCGCCCGGACGCCGACGACACCACCACCGCCGACGATCAGGACACCGGACCGGCGCCCCGCGCCCGGCTCACCGCCGCCACCGGCCTGGAGGCGGTCGACCGACTGGTCCGCGTCGACCAGAAGCCCATCGGCCGCACCCCGCGCTCCAACCTCGCCACCTACACCGGCCTGTTCGACGCCGTCCGCAAGGTCTTCGCCGCCACCGACGAGGCCCGCGCCCGCGGCTACACCGCCGGCCGGTTCTCCTTCAACGTCGCCGCCGGCCGCTGCGAGACCTGCCAGGGCGAGGGCTTCACCGCCGTCGAACTCCTCTTCCTGCCCGGCACCTACGCCCCCTGCGCCGACTGCCACGGCGCCCGCTACAACCCCGAGACCCTCCAGATCACCTACCGCGGCCGGACCGTCGCCGACGTCCTGGGGCTGACCGTCGACGACGCGGCCGGGTTCCTGGCCGACGTGCCCGCCGCCGCCCGCAGCCTGCGCACCCTCCAGGACGTCGGGCTCGGCTATCTGCGGCTCGGCCAACCCGCCACCGAACTCTCCGGCGGCGAGGCCCAGCGCATCAAACTCGCCGCCGAACTCCAGCGGGCCCGCCGCGGCCACACCCTCTACCTCCTCGACGAACCCACCACCGGTCTGCACCCCGCCGACACCGAGGTGCTGCTGCGGCAGTTGCACGGCCTGGTGGACGCCGGCAACACCGTCGTGGTCGTCGAACACGACATGGGCGTGGTGGCGGGCGCCGACCACGTCATCGACCTGGGCCCCGGCGGCGGCGCGGAGGGCGGCCGGATCGTCGCCGCGGGCACCCCCGCCGAGGTCGCCGCCGCCCCCGGCAGCCGCACCTCCCCCTACCTCGCCCGAGCCCGCCATAGGGCACACCCGGAGCGTTCTTGA
- a CDS encoding NAD(P)/FAD-dependent oxidoreductase, with protein MTTLPIAVVGASAAGITAAEALRRAGWDGPLTLIGDEPHLPYDRPPLSKQLLHGAWEPAKLLLRTEEQLAPLDLDLRLGTRATGLDVATRTLTLDGGERLACAGVIIATGVAARTLPAADGLAGVFTLRTLDDALALRDRLSEGARRLVVVGNGVLGCEAAAVARELGHEVTLVGREPVPMAVAVGAGIGELLAEEHRARGVRLVTGEVAEFETVADGSAARVGGVRLADGSLHPADLVLLAIGSEPAVGWLADPALDTADGLGCDAYCAAAPGIYAAGDVARWEHPGHGRPLRFEHRMNATEQAMAAARNLVAELTAEGVVATAEGTEPQERRPFAPVPYFWSDQYGLKLQAYGLTSGADEVETTVLDGEARRAVALYGRDGLAVGVLACALPPRQIRALRAVVATPVPWEEARDRVRAATATG; from the coding sequence ATGACGACCCTTCCGATCGCCGTCGTCGGCGCCTCGGCCGCCGGGATCACCGCCGCCGAGGCCCTGCGCCGGGCCGGCTGGGACGGCCCGCTGACCCTGATCGGCGACGAGCCCCACCTCCCGTACGACCGGCCGCCGCTGTCCAAGCAGCTGCTGCACGGCGCCTGGGAGCCGGCGAAGCTGCTGCTGCGCACCGAGGAGCAACTCGCCCCGCTCGACCTCGATCTGCGGCTCGGCACCCGCGCCACCGGCCTCGACGTCGCCACCCGCACCCTCACCCTCGACGGGGGCGAGCGCCTGGCCTGCGCCGGCGTGATCATCGCCACCGGCGTCGCGGCCCGCACACTGCCCGCCGCCGACGGCCTGGCCGGCGTCTTCACCCTGCGCACCCTGGACGACGCGCTGGCGCTGCGCGACCGGCTGTCCGAGGGCGCCCGCCGCCTGGTCGTGGTCGGCAACGGCGTCCTGGGCTGCGAGGCCGCCGCGGTGGCCCGGGAGCTGGGACACGAGGTCACCCTCGTCGGCCGGGAGCCGGTGCCGATGGCCGTCGCCGTCGGCGCGGGCATCGGGGAACTCCTCGCCGAGGAGCACCGGGCCCGCGGCGTCCGCCTGGTGACCGGGGAGGTGGCCGAGTTCGAGACCGTCGCGGACGGGAGCGCCGCCCGGGTCGGCGGCGTCCGGCTGGCCGACGGCAGCCTGCACCCCGCGGACCTGGTGCTGCTCGCCATCGGCTCCGAGCCCGCCGTGGGCTGGCTGGCCGACCCGGCCCTGGACACCGCCGACGGGCTCGGCTGCGACGCCTACTGCGCCGCCGCCCCCGGGATCTACGCGGCGGGCGACGTGGCCCGCTGGGAGCACCCCGGGCACGGTCGCCCGCTCCGCTTCGAGCACCGGATGAACGCCACCGAACAGGCCATGGCCGCCGCCCGCAACCTCGTCGCCGAACTGACCGCCGAGGGTGTCGTGGCGACAGCGGAGGGCACGGAGCCGCAGGAGCGCCGACCGTTCGCCCCCGTGCCCTACTTCTGGTCCGACCAGTACGGCCTCAAGCTCCAGGCATACGGCCTGACCAGCGGCGCCGACGAGGTGGAGACCACCGTCCTGGACGGGGAAGCCCGCCGCGCCGTCGCGCTCTACGGCCGCGACGGCCTGGCCGTCGGCGTGCTGGCCTGCGCCCTGCCGCCACGTCAGATACGGGCGCTGCGCGCGGTGGTCGCCACCCCCGTCCCCTGGGAGGAGGCACGCGACCGGGTCCGGGCCGCCACCGCCACCGGCTGA
- a CDS encoding ferredoxin: MKITLDADKCCAAGQCVLVAPEVFDQRDEDGVVVLLDAEPPAAQHAAVREAAAICPAAVIEVQE, translated from the coding sequence ATGAAGATCACCCTTGATGCCGACAAGTGCTGCGCCGCCGGCCAGTGCGTGCTGGTCGCCCCCGAGGTCTTCGACCAGCGTGACGAGGACGGCGTGGTCGTCCTCCTCGACGCCGAGCCGCCCGCCGCGCAGCACGCCGCGGTCCGCGAGGCGGCCGCCATCTGCCCCGCCGCCGTGATCGAGGTGCAGGAATGA
- a CDS encoding cytochrome P450 — translation MTEMIDTTVPAAPVPPVHPPSGCPFEPPPHADLLERGDPHRAFGTLRSEEPISKISLPDGSWAWLATRYADIRAILGDTRFSSDTTLHGYPLSGMTGGGDTRNRGFIRMDPPEHTRLRRMVTREFMVKRVEALRPEIQRLTDELCDAMERRAGEPVDLVEALALPVPSLVISLLLGVPYDDHEVFQRLTGKLLSRTIADEEREAARSELRDYLDALVTAKEQEPGDDILGRLIVEQQRTGEIDHDDVAAFAALLLIAGHETTANMIGLSALTLMQDADSAERLRQDPTLIRGAVEELLRFHSIIRNGPRRVATTDIEIGGALIRTGEGVVVAVPSANRDDTVFADPDRLDVGRPNAQHHVAFGYGIHQCLGQALARVELQVVIATLLRRFPTLRPAVPVEEIPFRTDMAIYGCHALPVTW, via the coding sequence ATGACCGAGATGATCGACACGACAGTCCCCGCCGCCCCGGTGCCGCCCGTCCACCCCCCGAGCGGCTGCCCCTTCGAACCGCCGCCGCACGCCGACCTGCTGGAGCGGGGGGACCCGCACCGCGCGTTCGGCACCCTGCGCTCCGAGGAGCCGATCTCCAAGATCTCGCTCCCCGACGGCAGTTGGGCCTGGCTGGCCACCCGCTATGCCGACATCCGCGCGATCCTCGGCGACACCCGCTTCAGCTCCGACACCACCCTCCACGGCTACCCGCTCAGCGGCATGACAGGCGGCGGCGACACCAGGAACCGCGGCTTCATCCGCATGGATCCGCCGGAGCACACCCGGCTCCGGCGGATGGTCACCCGCGAGTTCATGGTCAAGCGCGTCGAGGCGCTGCGTCCGGAGATCCAGCGCCTGACCGACGAGCTGTGCGACGCGATGGAGCGCCGGGCCGGCGAGCCGGTGGACCTGGTCGAGGCGCTCGCCCTGCCCGTCCCCTCGCTCGTCATCAGCCTGCTGCTCGGCGTCCCCTACGACGACCACGAGGTCTTCCAGCGGCTCACCGGCAAGCTGCTCTCCCGCACCATCGCGGACGAGGAGCGCGAGGCCGCCCGGAGCGAACTCCGCGACTACCTCGACGCGTTGGTCACCGCCAAGGAGCAGGAGCCGGGCGACGACATCCTCGGCCGGCTGATCGTCGAGCAGCAGCGCACCGGCGAGATCGACCACGACGACGTCGCCGCCTTCGCCGCCCTGCTGCTGATCGCCGGGCACGAGACCACCGCCAACATGATCGGCCTCAGCGCCCTGACGCTGATGCAGGACGCCGACTCCGCCGAGCGGCTCCGCCAGGACCCGACGCTGATCCGCGGCGCCGTCGAGGAACTGCTGCGCTTCCACAGCATCATCCGCAACGGCCCGCGCCGGGTCGCCACCACCGACATCGAGATCGGCGGAGCCCTCATCCGCACCGGCGAGGGCGTCGTGGTGGCCGTCCCGTCCGCCAACCGCGACGACACCGTCTTCGCCGACCCCGACCGCCTCGACGTCGGCCGGCCCAACGCCCAGCACCACGTCGCCTTCGGCTACGGCATCCACCAGTGCCTCGGCCAGGCCCTCGCCCGGGTCGAGCTCCAGGTCGTCATAGCCACCCTGCTCCGCCGCTTCCCCACCCTGCGGCCCGCCGTGCCCGTCGAGGAGATCCCCTTCCGCACGGACATGGCCATCTACGGCTGCCACGCCCTGCCCGTCACATGGTGA
- a CDS encoding TetR/AcrR family transcriptional regulator: MSESAAVRPRNPRGQGERLREELLRATERLLEEVGSEDALSLRAVAREAGVAAPSIYRHFADKTELVWATLEVSYERLAHAMADAAAEADDADPVDRLRAQLRAYCRYAIEHPANYRLLYETRQTPVGPERLAGHPAGLLVRSWHHALTACEEAGWRVRGSRAEAPYLLWSAVHGRVMIWQVMPSRKDTSRLDGFVEELLQLLLEH, translated from the coding sequence GTGAGCGAGAGTGCGGCCGTCCGGCCCCGTAACCCGCGCGGACAGGGCGAGCGCCTGCGGGAGGAACTGCTGCGGGCGACCGAGCGCCTCCTGGAGGAGGTCGGCAGCGAGGACGCGCTGTCGCTGCGCGCGGTGGCCCGGGAGGCCGGGGTCGCCGCGCCGAGCATCTACCGGCACTTCGCCGACAAGACCGAACTGGTCTGGGCGACCCTGGAGGTCAGTTACGAGCGGTTGGCGCACGCGATGGCCGACGCCGCCGCGGAGGCCGACGACGCCGATCCGGTGGACCGGCTGCGCGCCCAGCTGCGGGCCTACTGCCGCTATGCCATAGAGCACCCGGCGAACTACCGCCTGCTCTACGAGACCCGGCAGACCCCGGTCGGCCCCGAGCGGCTCGCCGGGCACCCGGCCGGGCTGCTGGTGCGCAGCTGGCACCACGCGCTGACCGCCTGCGAGGAGGCCGGCTGGCGGGTGCGCGGCTCGCGCGCCGAGGCGCCGTATCTGCTGTGGTCGGCGGTGCACGGCCGGGTCATGATCTGGCAGGTCATGCCGAGCCGCAAGGACACCAGCCGGCTGGACGGGTTCGTGGAGGAACTCCTCCAACTGCTGCTGGAGCACTGA
- a CDS encoding DUF6150 family protein, with amino-acid sequence MPKVYIVNRAWEADEKVYLVNRAWEAKEKIYIVNRAWEAEKKVYIVNRAWEADKKVYIVQNAWEAS; translated from the coding sequence ATGCCAAAGGTCTATATCGTCAACCGCGCCTGGGAAGCGGACGAAAAGGTCTACCTCGTCAACCGCGCCTGGGAGGCGAAGGAGAAGATCTACATCGTCAACCGCGCCTGGGAAGCGGAGAAGAAGGTCTATATCGTCAACCGGGCCTGGGAGGCGGACAAGAAGGTCTACATAGTTCAGAACGCTTGGGAAGCGAGTTGA
- a CDS encoding CapA family protein, translating to MCASTRYAAVVLLIALAVGCGARPDDPPATPSAPSHPAHRALAPHRRAGARPPAADPARPFTLVATGDVIPAHPEVLGTAQDDAPVDGGYDFRPMLRGVAPVVRAADLALCHLEAPLGPLDGPFTGYPELQAPPQVATALKATGFDSCATASDHALDQGGEGVRRTLEALDTVGLRHTGTARNAAEAARPALLRAPGGALVAHLAYAYGTDDARPPRVAPWAVNRIAPGRILADARAARRAGADVVAVSLYWGTEYRTAPDARQRRLARVLTAARTAGRPDIDLIVGSHAHTPQPFERLHGTRGTRTPDDDRQTEADMHDSGTWVAYGLGDLLGGTHHDENGRMSAVARFTFTPPPAPGDRWKITKAEFLPLWWDAEAGRVINVNKAIRAGRPDLKPVRHSIRHTVLSRGARKAGLVMGR from the coding sequence ATGTGCGCGTCAACTCGGTATGCGGCGGTCGTTCTGCTCATCGCGCTGGCCGTCGGCTGCGGCGCCCGGCCGGACGACCCGCCCGCAACCCCATCGGCCCCCTCGCATCCCGCACACCGCGCCCTCGCGCCGCACCGCCGCGCCGGCGCCCGTCCCCCTGCCGCCGACCCGGCCCGGCCGTTCACCCTGGTCGCCACCGGCGACGTCATCCCCGCCCACCCCGAGGTGCTCGGCACGGCACAGGACGACGCGCCGGTGGACGGCGGCTACGACTTCCGGCCGATGCTGCGGGGCGTCGCCCCCGTCGTCCGCGCCGCCGACCTGGCGCTGTGCCACCTGGAGGCGCCGCTCGGCCCGCTGGACGGCCCGTTCACCGGCTACCCGGAACTCCAGGCGCCGCCGCAGGTGGCCACCGCGCTCAAGGCCACCGGCTTCGACTCCTGCGCCACCGCCTCCGACCACGCCCTCGACCAGGGCGGGGAAGGGGTGCGCCGGACCCTGGAGGCGCTGGACACGGTCGGGCTGCGGCACACCGGCACGGCCCGGAACGCCGCCGAGGCCGCCCGCCCGGCCCTGCTGCGCGCCCCCGGCGGCGCCCTGGTGGCACACCTCGCCTACGCCTACGGCACCGACGACGCCCGGCCCCCGCGGGTCGCGCCGTGGGCGGTCAACCGCATCGCCCCCGGGCGGATCCTCGCCGACGCCCGGGCGGCCCGCCGGGCCGGCGCCGACGTGGTGGCCGTCAGCCTCTACTGGGGCACCGAGTACCGCACCGCCCCCGACGCCCGCCAGCGCCGGCTCGCCCGCGTCCTGACCGCCGCCCGCACCGCCGGCCGCCCCGACATCGACCTGATCGTCGGCAGCCACGCACACACCCCGCAGCCGTTCGAGAGGCTGCACGGCACCCGGGGCACCCGGACACCGGACGACGACCGGCAAACAGAGGCCGACATGCACGACAGCGGTACATGGGTCGCCTACGGGCTGGGCGACCTCCTCGGAGGCACCCATCATGACGAGAACGGAAGGATGAGCGCCGTCGCCCGGTTCACGTTCACCCCGCCGCCCGCTCCGGGCGATCGCTGGAAGATCACCAAGGCCGAGTTCCTCCCACTGTGGTGGGACGCCGAGGCGGGCCGCGTGATCAACGTGAACAAGGCGATCAGGGCAGGACGCCCGGACCTCAAGCCCGTCCGCCACAGCATCCGGCACACGGTGCTGAGCAGGGGCGCGCGCAAGGCCGGATTGGTCATGGGCAGATGA
- a CDS encoding alpha/beta fold hydrolase, with amino-acid sequence MDEEPLHVTVWDEGPTGAPRALLVHGTMTWGTECFAGQRPLAGMFRLELMDRRGFGDSPDIERSDYAVDAEDIGRLLGDGAHLVGCSYGAAGAMLAAAARPEAVRSLTLIEPSPLRTAAAHPVVRAAVERIRAAFASAEGAGEMSAEEYLRQSTEAYGMRLPESTPRLLRAVRSAMRERPVWDAQIPLAPLARAQMPKTVVNGTWETAHPDYRAFVGNALAACGEYLADMIGARHVRVPGTDHAPHQDRPEVVNDVLARLWQS; translated from the coding sequence ATGGACGAGGAACCGCTTCATGTGACGGTGTGGGACGAGGGGCCGACCGGTGCGCCGCGGGCGCTGCTGGTGCACGGCACGATGACCTGGGGCACCGAGTGCTTCGCCGGGCAACGACCGCTGGCCGGGATGTTCCGCCTGGAGCTGATGGACCGGCGCGGCTTCGGCGACAGCCCCGACATCGAGCGCAGCGACTACGCGGTGGACGCCGAGGACATCGGCCGGCTGCTCGGCGACGGGGCCCACCTGGTGGGGTGCTCCTACGGCGCGGCGGGCGCGATGCTGGCCGCCGCGGCGCGTCCGGAGGCCGTCCGGTCGCTCACCCTGATCGAGCCGTCGCCGCTGCGCACCGCGGCCGCGCACCCGGTCGTACGGGCGGCGGTGGAGCGGATCCGGGCGGCGTTCGCAAGCGCCGAGGGGGCCGGGGAGATGAGCGCGGAGGAGTATCTGCGGCAGTCCACCGAGGCATACGGGATGCGGCTCCCGGAGAGCACGCCGCGGCTGCTGCGGGCGGTCCGGTCGGCGATGCGCGAGCGGCCGGTCTGGGACGCGCAGATCCCCCTGGCGCCGCTGGCCCGGGCGCAGATGCCCAAGACCGTCGTCAACGGGACGTGGGAGACCGCGCACCCCGACTACCGGGCGTTCGTGGGCAACGCGCTGGCCGCGTGCGGGGAGTACCTCGCCGACATGATCGGTGCCCGGCACGTGCGGGTGCCGGGTACCGATCACGCGCCGCACCAGGACCGGCCCGAGGTGGTCAACGACGTCCTCGCCCGGCTGTGGCAGAGCTGA
- a CDS encoding restriction endonuclease yields MSRRSQGLLGIWAEAQRQQQRQAEAAHRARLQQQREQERQARAAERAMARMHRERQTAYRRQREADARRRTEELDARVASLTGLLADGCRAPAFTPAALLRPERVEPFAPGALTAPVAMPDPARYQVPTGGLRSGARRDRDRQEARARFEQDWYTAQAAEARRQAQLAAYQQQYDQWAAGALAEVRRHNAGVEELVAGLRAGDADAVVEYFSAALYSGTSWPEGFPRQLSAGYDTAARQLVLDWELPGYDVVPDVKAVRYLPTADEERETARPAAQRRALYREVLAQGVLLVLRDLFAADTHGALDSVALNGFVDDVDPVTGRPATIFLATVLAPRSAVESYHLDQVSALDCLTDGLRGQLSARPDQRTPVRPGRRPGDIAGGAVVSHGTDGDPDLLEMDPLAFEQLIAELFRAMGMRAVTTQRSGDGGIDVDALDSDPIRGGKIVVQVKRYRNTVPPSAVRDLYGTVQSEGANKGVLVTTSHFGPGAHGFAQGKPLTLIAGPELVDLLGRHGLRGRLGPGDAGPDTPEPAEPAPDHTTLAMNWSGPAALDVCALVCEGATVLDDDHFVFFNNPATPDGSVRMLAGVIEDRAALRVRFEDLPPDADRLVLVAAVDPETDPDGDLTGFTDARIRLLDAAGTELDRLPVSDGRPGERALVLGAFRRRAGGDWDFVLGGKGYPGGLAALVGDFGIEVA; encoded by the coding sequence ATGAGCCGCCGTTCCCAGGGATTACTCGGCATCTGGGCCGAGGCACAGCGCCAGCAGCAGCGCCAGGCGGAGGCCGCACACCGCGCCCGGCTGCAACAGCAGCGGGAACAGGAGCGGCAGGCCCGCGCTGCCGAGCGCGCCATGGCCCGCATGCACCGCGAGCGGCAGACCGCCTACCGCCGGCAGCGCGAGGCCGACGCCCGCCGCCGCACCGAGGAACTCGACGCCCGCGTCGCCTCCCTGACCGGCCTGCTCGCCGACGGTTGCCGGGCCCCCGCCTTCACCCCCGCCGCCCTGCTCCGCCCCGAACGCGTCGAACCGTTCGCCCCCGGCGCACTGACCGCCCCGGTGGCCATGCCCGACCCGGCCCGCTACCAGGTGCCCACCGGCGGCCTGCGCTCCGGCGCCCGCCGCGACCGCGACCGGCAGGAGGCCCGCGCCCGCTTCGAGCAGGACTGGTACACGGCCCAGGCCGCCGAGGCCCGGCGACAGGCCCAACTGGCCGCCTACCAACAGCAGTACGACCAGTGGGCGGCCGGCGCCCTGGCAGAGGTCCGCCGGCACAACGCCGGCGTCGAGGAACTCGTCGCGGGCCTGCGCGCCGGCGACGCGGACGCCGTCGTGGAGTACTTCTCCGCCGCCCTGTACTCCGGCACGTCCTGGCCCGAGGGCTTCCCCCGCCAGCTCAGCGCCGGCTACGACACCGCCGCCCGCCAGCTCGTCCTCGACTGGGAACTGCCGGGCTACGACGTCGTCCCCGACGTCAAGGCGGTCCGCTACCTGCCCACCGCCGACGAGGAGCGGGAGACCGCCCGCCCGGCCGCCCAACGCCGGGCGCTCTACCGCGAGGTGCTCGCCCAGGGCGTCCTGCTGGTGCTGCGCGACCTCTTCGCCGCCGACACCCACGGCGCCCTGGACTCGGTGGCGCTCAACGGCTTCGTCGACGACGTGGACCCGGTCACCGGTCGCCCCGCCACGATCTTCCTGGCCACCGTCCTGGCCCCCCGCAGCGCCGTCGAGTCCTACCACCTGGACCAGGTCAGCGCCCTCGACTGCCTCACCGACGGACTCCGCGGCCAGCTCTCCGCCCGCCCCGACCAGCGCACCCCGGTCCGCCCCGGGCGGCGGCCGGGCGACATCGCCGGCGGCGCGGTGGTCTCCCACGGCACCGACGGCGACCCCGACCTCCTGGAGATGGACCCGCTCGCCTTCGAGCAGCTGATCGCCGAGCTGTTCCGCGCGATGGGGATGCGGGCGGTCACCACCCAGCGGTCCGGCGACGGCGGGATCGACGTGGACGCCCTGGACTCCGACCCGATCCGCGGCGGCAAGATCGTCGTGCAGGTCAAGCGCTACCGCAACACCGTCCCGCCGTCCGCCGTCCGCGACCTCTACGGCACGGTCCAGTCCGAGGGCGCCAACAAGGGCGTGCTGGTGACGACCTCCCACTTCGGGCCCGGCGCGCACGGCTTCGCCCAGGGCAAGCCGCTCACCCTCATCGCCGGCCCCGAACTCGTCGACCTGCTCGGCCGGCACGGGCTGCGCGGCCGCCTCGGCCCCGGCGACGCCGGCCCCGACACCCCGGAGCCCGCCGAGCCGGCCCCGGACCACACCACCCTCGCCATGAACTGGTCCGGCCCGGCCGCCCTCGACGTCTGCGCGCTGGTCTGCGAGGGCGCCACCGTGCTCGACGACGACCACTTCGTCTTCTTCAACAACCCGGCCACGCCGGACGGTTCGGTGCGGATGCTGGCCGGCGTGATCGAGGACCGCGCCGCCCTGCGGGTGCGCTTCGAGGACCTGCCGCCGGACGCCGACCGGCTGGTCCTGGTCGCCGCCGTGGACCCGGAAACCGACCCGGACGGCGACCTCACCGGCTTCACCGACGCCCGGATCCGCCTGCTGGACGCCGCCGGCACCGAACTCGACCGGCTGCCGGTCTCCGACGGCCGGCCCGGCGAGCGCGCGCTGGTGCTCGGCGCGTTCCGCCGCCGCGCCGGCGGCGACTGGGACTTCGTCCTGGGCGGCAAGGGCTACCCCGGCGGGCTGGCCGCGCTGGTGGGCGACTTCGGGATCGAGGTGGCGTGA